A stretch of Ipomoea triloba cultivar NCNSP0323 chromosome 13, ASM357664v1 DNA encodes these proteins:
- the LOC116002941 gene encoding probable serine/threonine-protein kinase samkC, whose translation MICSRENEESNSELFQVNNVQQEEEEDERLDSGGAIQQLSMLHLISAAKHHRPTTKTPEKCTSCGGSMKRPSPSFPSSLQEPSPKRLSLLPPSPSPLYRSLSEPIDSLSILNPQTADNSKISPPPPILSDPSPVKNSESRNRPPIPPLHRSLSDPTAAALEFRPSPPQTIKSPAQESPNTKRVKRMKDRLRQMREWWDQVLQEEDEEEEEEEEDNNNSKEEDKGEEAKTSEESVWVEEKGGEGLVIHFKCPCNKGYEILLSGNNCYYKLM comes from the exons ATGATTTGCTCTCGAGAAAATGAAGAATCCAATTCTGAGCTGTTTCAAGTAAATAATGttcaacaagaagaagaagaggatgaaaGATTGGATTCCGGCGGCGCTATCCAGCAACTCTCCATGCTCCACCTCATCTCCGCCGCCAAACACCACCGCCCCACCACCAAAACCCCGGAGAAATGCACCTCCTGTGGCGGCTCAATGAAACGCCCGTCCCCCTCATTCCCTTCCTCTCTCCAAGAACCCTCCCCCAAAAGGCTCTCTCTGCTTCCACCCTCCCCTTCTCCTCTCTACCGGAGCCTCTCCGAACCAATTGATTCTCTGAGTATACTAAACCCCCAAACTGCTGACAATTCCAAGATTTCACCGCCGCCGCCAATCCTCTCTGACCCATCTCCGGTGAAGAATTCTGAGTCCCGGAATCGGCCGCCAATCCCTCCTCTCCATAGATCTTTATCTGACCCCACCGCCGCAGCATTAGAGTTCCGGCCCTCTCCGCCACAAACCATCAAATCCCCCGCTCAAGAGAGCCCCAATACCAAG AGGGTTAAGAGGATGAAAGATAGATTGAGACAGATGAGAGAATGGTGGGATCAAGTGTTgcaagaagaagatgaagaagaagaagaagaagaagaagataacaACAACTCAAAG GAGGAGGATAAGGGAGAGGAGGCCAAAACTTCGGAGGAATCAGTGTGGGTGGAGGAGAAAGGTGGGGAGGGCTTAGTGATCCACTTCAAGTGTCCGTGCAACAAAGGCTATGAGATTCTTCTCTCTGGAAACAACTGCTACTACAAACTCATGTAG